The region GTGGACAAGCCTCCGCGAGCGCCAATGTGGAGGGCGGAGGAGGTGGGTCTGCTGGGCCAGTGGGCGACCTCAAGGGGTCCGGCACACTCGAAGTCACGGCCGGTGCAAAAGGCGAGGGGACGGCCACCCTGAAGGACGGGAAGATTTCAACTGGCGGGGATCTTTCTGCAGGAGTTGGCGCATCTGCGACCGGTCAATTTGGGGTTTCCGGCAGTGTTGGAAGTGCGGACGCAACAGCAACCTTGGTATCTCCCGGCTCTGTGGGCGGTTCGGGCAGCGCCAGTGCGGGGTATTCTGATGGTGCAGTGTCTGTGTCCATGAACCTGGGTGCCAAACTGGGGATAGGTGGGTTTAATCTGAAACTCGATTTCTCCATCAATGTCGGTGACATTGTGGGCGACCTCGAAGATGCTTTTGAGCCGCTGACCAGCGCTTTTGGTGGATCAAAGAAACAAAAAGACCCGGTCGGCGATGCCTATCGAATGGCCGAAAGTCTGAAGGGTGACCCGCTGCGGCGACTGGCCTTCCTGCAACAAAACTCTGATTGGAAAAGTTATGACGAAAAGGCAATTTTCAGTATGAAATTGGAACTTAGTCGTTTCGAGGCCTTGTTGGAGGGCTACCCACAATTAATCGCTTACCAACAAAGTTCTCAGGCAACGATGCTTCAACTGCTCAAGAGCGATCCAGCAGCAGCTATCGCATACGCTCACACCAATGAATTCAATCGACAAGTTAGCGATTGGGAGGGCGGTATCCTGCAAAGTGCAGAGTCGCTCGGCCTCAAATTTGTTGTTAATGGGACCTCCATGAGTCTGGCCAACCTATGAACCAACTTATTCTTCGCTATGTGTTAGCCAGTACCTTGTTAACAGCCTCCTGTCAGATTGATGCCCAAGAAAAATTGGTTGCGCTGTCGATGACAGGGCAACCGCAGTCCTATTCGCTGCACGCTGGCGCTTACAAAGTCATGGGCTACGGCAACGCCCATTTTGGAATGAGCGTTGACGAGGTCAAGGTGCTCATCACCCAAGACTATTCTCACACGCTGGGCAGTTTAAAAGACGAGATTGACCCGGCCCAAAAGACCCGTGTTCTCACCATGGTAGTGCCCGAGCTGGTTCCTGGCCCTGGGCCCGCGACCATCAGCTACGTGTTTGGTGCGACGAGCAAAAGACTTATCGCGGTCAATGTGTACTGGTTGGTCACGGGCATGGCGACGGACGCTCAACAAGCGCAGCTCACCGAGGCTGCCCGGGTGCTGGCCGCCGATCTGGTTGGCTACCGCTGGCCGATCTTCACTGTCGCGCGCGGTCATGTGCTGGCCCCGGGCGTGTTGTTGGTGTTTGCCGGCAAAGACGCAGTGGGTGGAGGCATTGAGGTTCGCCTGAACGGTGTCGCCTACACGCTTGAGGCGCGTCAAGCGAGTGTCGCATCTGTGGCCACCCCGGAAACCCTTGTAGTCCCCCGTGGGCCTGCTCAGCTCAGGTTTTCGATGGTGGCGAACGTTGACAAGCCAGATATTGAGACTTTGCCAAACTGACGTTCAAGCGGCTCAAACCGTTTGACTTGGCCCGCTATAGCAGCGCAAGTCAATGGAAATATGGCTGATGCAGAGTCATCTGATGCTGCGATCCAAAGACTGTCATGAACACGTGTTTCATGAATTGGTCAGGTGCTTTCTGACGAACATCGGCTATCTGCCGCGCTGTAATGCCCAAAAAACCCAGGCCACCTCCGCAGCGGTTAAGCCTTGTTGGACTACACAGAACCCAACCTGCCCCGGTGCTTTTCCCGTTTGTGGTTCAAGCAAGCTTTACACTGCAGCGGTACCCCCGTCCGAGGTCGGCCACCGGCAAGACCAGCGACCATGCCTCGTCACCTGTTCACCCCATTGAGAGGATTGCGTATGACCACCCCCATTCAAGCCACATTGATTCCCGGAGACGGCATTGGCCCTGAAATTGTCGATGCCACGCTGGCCGCGCTGGATGCACTGGGTGCCCCGTTTGAGTGGGACCGCCAGATCGCCGGTCTTGGCGGCGTGCAGGTGGCGGGTGATCCGCTGCCCCCAGCCACACTCGACAGCATCCGGCGCACCCGGCTGGCGCTCAAGGGGCCGCTGGAAACCCCGTCCGGAGGCGGCTACCGGTCTTCCAATGTGCGTCTGCGTGAAGAGTTTCAACTCTATGCCAACCTGCGCCCAGCCCGTACCATCATTCCCGGTGGACGCTTTGACAACATTGACCTGGTGGTGGTGCGTGAGAACCTTGAAGGCCTGTACATCGGCCACGAGCACTATGTGAAGATCGACAACGACCCCCACGCCGTGGCCATGGCCACCGGCATCAACACCCGCGCGGGTGGCCTGCGGCTGCTGGAATACGCGTTTGAACATGCCGTGACCACCGGCCGCAAAAAGGTCACCATCGTGCACAAGGCCAACATCATGAAGGCGCTCACCGGGATTTTTCTGGAAACCGGGCTGGACTTGTATGAGCGCAAGTACAAGGGCAAGTTTGAGCTGGACACGGTGATCATTGATGCCTGCGCCATGAAGCTGGTGATCAACCCCTGGCAGTTCGACATGCTGGTCACCACCAACCTGTTTGGTGACATCCTGTCAGACCTGGTGGCCGGTCTGGTTGGTGGTCTGGGCATGGCACCTGGTGCAAACATTGGTGCCGATGCTGCAATTTTTGAAGCGGTTCACGGCTCTGCGCCAGACATTGCTGGCAAAGGCATTGCCAATCCCATTGCCCTGTTGTTGGCCGCTGGCATGATGCTGGATCACTGCAAACTGCCTGAGATGGCCACCAAATTACGCACCGCCATTGATGAGACGCTCAACATTGACAAGGTACGCACCGGCGATCTGGGTGGCACGGCAGGTACCGCCGAATTCACCAAGGCGCTGGTTGGCCGGATCAAGTGCTGAAACGCAATCCTGTAGGGGGTGGACCAGCGCAACAGGCTTTTTATGGGCTCATCCACTCCTTGAACAGTTGG is a window of Rhodoferax lithotrophicus DNA encoding:
- a CDS encoding isocitrate/isopropylmalate dehydrogenase family protein; protein product: MTTPIQATLIPGDGIGPEIVDATLAALDALGAPFEWDRQIAGLGGVQVAGDPLPPATLDSIRRTRLALKGPLETPSGGGYRSSNVRLREEFQLYANLRPARTIIPGGRFDNIDLVVVRENLEGLYIGHEHYVKIDNDPHAVAMATGINTRAGGLRLLEYAFEHAVTTGRKKVTIVHKANIMKALTGIFLETGLDLYERKYKGKFELDTVIIDACAMKLVINPWQFDMLVTTNLFGDILSDLVAGLVGGLGMAPGANIGADAAIFEAVHGSAPDIAGKGIANPIALLLAAGMMLDHCKLPEMATKLRTAIDETLNIDKVRTGDLGGTAGTAEFTKALVGRIKC